Proteins from a single region of Chryseobacterium sp. W4I1:
- a CDS encoding glycoside hydrolase family 3 N-terminal domain-containing protein gives MKKVYFLLAFSALGMNAYGQKTIDQKVAELLSKMILEEKVGQMVQYSGFEYATGPQKSNSAAVLEEIKKGKVGSMLNVAGAQETRSFQKLAQQSRLKIPLLFGQDVIHGYRTTFPVNLGQAASWDLGLIEKSERIAATEAAAYGIHWTFAPMVDIARDPRWGRVMEGSGEDTYLGTQIGLARIKGFQGRGLGSLDAVMACAKHFAAYGAAIGGRDYNSVDMSLRQLNETYLPPFKAAAEAGVATFMNSFNDINGIPATANQYIQRELLKGKWNYKGFVVSDWGSIGEMIPHGYAKDANEAAEKAVLGGSDMDMESRVYMAELPKLVKEGKVDIKLVDDAAGRILTKKFEMGLFDDPYRFSSEKRQKEQTDNLENRKFGREFGSKSIVLLKNKGNILPLSKNIKTVALIGPFGKETVANHGFWSIAFKDDNQRIISQFDGIKNQLDKKSTLLYAKGCNVDDQDRSMFAEAVETAKKADVVIMTLGEGHAMSGEAKSRSSIGFTGVQEELLKEIAKTGKPIVLMINAGRPLIFNWAADNIPAITYNWWLGTEAGNSIADVLFGTVNPGGKLPMSFPRTEGQIPIYYNHYNTGRPAKNNTDRNYVSAYIDLDNDPKFPFGYGLSYTDFKYSDMVLNSANLKGNQTLNISITVTNTGKHDGEEVVQLYIRDLFGKVVRPVKELKGFQKVFIKKGESKKVDFKLTTEDLKFYDDQLNYDWESGEFDVMIGTNSQDVQTKRINWVK, from the coding sequence ATGAAAAAAGTTTATTTCTTACTCGCATTTTCAGCCTTAGGAATGAATGCTTACGGGCAGAAGACGATTGACCAGAAAGTGGCAGAGCTGCTGTCTAAAATGATACTGGAAGAAAAGGTAGGACAGATGGTTCAGTACAGCGGATTTGAATATGCCACCGGGCCTCAGAAGTCCAATTCTGCAGCAGTTTTAGAAGAAATAAAAAAAGGAAAAGTAGGCTCCATGCTCAATGTAGCCGGAGCCCAAGAAACAAGATCTTTCCAGAAATTGGCCCAACAATCCAGATTAAAAATACCATTACTTTTCGGACAGGATGTTATTCACGGTTACAGAACTACTTTTCCTGTTAATTTAGGCCAGGCAGCAAGCTGGGATCTTGGGTTAATAGAGAAATCTGAAAGAATTGCAGCAACAGAAGCAGCAGCTTATGGCATCCACTGGACTTTTGCCCCGATGGTAGATATTGCCAGAGATCCGAGATGGGGAAGAGTGATGGAAGGTTCCGGTGAAGACACCTATCTGGGAACGCAGATCGGGTTAGCAAGAATTAAAGGATTTCAAGGCAGAGGCTTAGGAAGTCTGGATGCAGTAATGGCCTGTGCCAAGCATTTTGCAGCCTATGGCGCAGCTATTGGAGGACGAGATTACAATTCCGTAGATATGAGTTTACGACAGTTGAATGAAACCTATCTGCCGCCGTTCAAAGCCGCAGCTGAAGCAGGAGTGGCCACATTTATGAATTCTTTTAACGATATCAACGGAATTCCTGCTACAGCTAATCAGTATATCCAAAGAGAACTTTTAAAAGGAAAATGGAATTATAAGGGTTTCGTAGTATCAGACTGGGGCAGTATCGGGGAAATGATCCCTCACGGCTATGCCAAAGATGCCAACGAAGCTGCCGAAAAAGCGGTTTTGGGAGGAAGTGATATGGATATGGAAAGTCGTGTTTATATGGCTGAACTTCCGAAACTGGTTAAAGAAGGAAAAGTAGATATAAAATTAGTGGATGATGCCGCAGGGAGAATTTTAACCAAGAAATTTGAGATGGGACTTTTTGATGATCCCTATAGATTCAGTAGCGAGAAAAGGCAGAAAGAGCAGACTGATAACCTGGAAAACAGGAAATTCGGAAGAGAATTCGGTTCCAAAAGTATAGTACTTCTGAAAAATAAAGGAAATATTCTTCCGCTTTCAAAAAATATAAAAACGGTTGCCCTGATCGGTCCTTTCGGAAAAGAAACCGTTGCTAATCATGGCTTCTGGTCTATTGCTTTTAAAGATGACAATCAAAGAATAATTTCTCAGTTTGACGGAATTAAAAATCAACTCGATAAAAAATCAACTTTATTATATGCAAAAGGATGTAATGTAGACGATCAGGACAGATCCATGTTTGCAGAAGCGGTAGAAACTGCGAAAAAAGCTGATGTGGTGATTATGACCTTAGGTGAAGGCCATGCCATGAGCGGAGAAGCAAAAAGCAGAAGCAGTATCGGTTTTACAGGTGTTCAGGAAGAGTTATTAAAAGAAATAGCTAAAACCGGAAAACCAATTGTCTTAATGATCAATGCCGGAAGACCACTGATCTTCAACTGGGCGGCAGACAACATTCCTGCCATAACTTATAATTGGTGGTTGGGAACAGAAGCAGGTAATTCTATTGCTGACGTTCTGTTTGGAACAGTAAATCCGGGTGGAAAACTTCCCATGAGTTTCCCAAGAACCGAAGGTCAGATCCCGATTTATTACAACCATTACAATACAGGAAGACCTGCAAAAAACAATACCGACAGGAATTACGTTTCAGCTTATATTGATCTGGATAATGATCCGAAATTTCCTTTTGGCTACGGTTTAAGCTATACGGATTTTAAATATTCTGATATGGTTTTAAATTCTGCAAATCTTAAAGGAAATCAAACATTAAATATCAGCATTACTGTTACCAATACAGGAAAACATGACGGTGAAGAAGTGGTGCAGCTCTATATCAGAGATCTTTTCGGAAAAGTGGTAAGACCTGTAAAAGAATTAAAAGGCTTTCAGAAAGTTTTCATTAAAAAGGGCGAAAGTAAAAAGGTTGATTTTAAGCTGACCACAGAAGATCTGAAATTCTATGACGATCAGTTAAATTACGACTGGGAAAGCGGTGAATTTGATGTGATGATTGGAACCAATTCGCAAGATGTTCAGACGAAAAGAATTAATTGGGTAAAATAA
- a CDS encoding glycoside hydrolase family 16 protein, translating into MKIKINIYFLTGILAFSGVSCISNKTDSNRKLIWSDEFNGAGLPDSSKWNYDVGGDGYGNQEAQFYTKNRLENARMEGGNLVIEARKENWEKNKYTSARLLTKGKFSFQYGTVEVRAKLPKGRGTWPAIWMMSENMKKWPDDGELDIMEHVGFNQGYIHASVHTKKYNHIQGTQKTDTLMVKDASEKFHVYKADWTPEKIDVYIDDQKFFTYENKEKTYEAWPFDQPYFIILNLAVGGFWGGKEGIDDNIFPKKYYIDYVRVYQNK; encoded by the coding sequence ATGAAAATCAAGATAAACATCTATTTTTTAACGGGAATATTAGCTTTTTCTGGTGTAAGTTGTATTTCAAATAAAACAGATTCTAACAGAAAACTGATCTGGAGTGATGAATTTAACGGAGCCGGACTTCCCGATTCCTCAAAATGGAATTATGATGTAGGAGGAGATGGATACGGAAACCAGGAAGCTCAGTTTTATACCAAAAACAGGCTTGAAAATGCCAGAATGGAAGGTGGAAATCTTGTTATTGAAGCCCGGAAAGAAAACTGGGAGAAGAATAAGTATACTTCTGCAAGGCTTCTGACCAAAGGCAAATTCTCCTTTCAATACGGAACAGTAGAAGTAAGGGCTAAACTTCCCAAAGGTCGCGGAACCTGGCCGGCTATCTGGATGATGAGCGAAAATATGAAGAAATGGCCGGATGACGGCGAACTGGATATCATGGAACATGTGGGTTTCAATCAGGGGTATATTCATGCCTCGGTTCATACCAAGAAGTATAATCATATTCAGGGAACGCAAAAAACGGATACTCTGATGGTGAAAGACGCCAGTGAGAAATTCCATGTATATAAAGCAGACTGGACACCGGAGAAAATTGATGTCTATATTGACGACCAAAAGTTTTTCACCTATGAAAATAAAGAAAAAACTTATGAAGCGTGGCCTTTCGATCAGCCTTATTTTATTATTTTAAATTTGGCGGTAGGCGGTTTCTGGGGTGGAAAAGAGGGAATTGATGACAATATATTTCCGAAAAAATATTATATAGACTATGTAAGGGTTTATCAAAATAAATAA
- a CDS encoding glycoside hydrolase family 30 protein: MKKLIVSCLTVGVFLNANAQNYWKKNAGKTAKVILTNSKTNEKMADKGTVKFEKFGQPKETDACIFVDPDFKYQKLIGIGGAITDASAETFYKMPKNKQKEILDAYFGKNGLGYTVVRTNMNSCDFSSDSYTYVEDNDMALKTFNVAHDEKYKIPLIKEAQKAIGKDFTFYFSPWSPPAWMKSNKSLYKGGRLENQYYQTWADYYIKFIKEYEKRGINIWGLTVQNEPMATQTWESCIYSAEEEGEFLKNNLGPTLWKNGYKDKKVMIWDHNRDLIYQRATTTLSDPETSKYAHGIGYHWYETWNNKTQLFDNLAETQRAFPDKFLAFTEGCKEQFKMSGIYDVSLGELYGKNMINDFNKGTALWTDWNILLDETGGPNHVGNFCFAPIIADTKTGDVHYTYEYYYVGHVSKYIKPNAQRIGSSSNRAALTSTTFMNENGQLVTVIMNDSENDIDTNLWIEGMAAKLSAPAHSIQTVIL; encoded by the coding sequence ATGAAAAAATTAATTGTTAGCTGTTTGACAGTAGGAGTGTTTCTGAATGCTAATGCACAGAACTATTGGAAGAAAAATGCAGGGAAAACAGCAAAGGTTATTCTTACCAACTCCAAAACCAATGAAAAAATGGCAGATAAAGGAACGGTTAAGTTTGAGAAGTTCGGGCAGCCCAAAGAAACAGATGCCTGTATCTTTGTAGATCCGGATTTTAAATATCAGAAACTAATCGGAATAGGTGGTGCCATCACTGATGCGTCTGCAGAAACCTTTTATAAAATGCCTAAAAACAAGCAGAAAGAAATTCTGGATGCGTATTTCGGAAAAAATGGACTTGGATACACGGTGGTCCGCACCAATATGAACTCCTGTGACTTCTCCAGCGATTCTTATACCTACGTTGAGGATAATGATATGGCTTTAAAGACTTTCAATGTTGCTCACGACGAGAAATATAAAATCCCGTTGATCAAAGAAGCTCAGAAAGCAATAGGGAAAGATTTTACCTTCTATTTCTCCCCATGGAGCCCGCCAGCCTGGATGAAATCCAATAAAAGTCTCTATAAAGGAGGAAGATTAGAAAACCAATATTACCAGACCTGGGCAGATTATTATATTAAATTCATCAAAGAATACGAAAAAAGAGGCATTAACATTTGGGGGCTGACGGTCCAGAATGAACCAATGGCTACCCAGACCTGGGAATCCTGTATTTATTCAGCAGAGGAAGAAGGAGAATTTCTTAAGAATAATCTGGGACCAACGCTTTGGAAAAATGGTTACAAAGACAAGAAAGTGATGATCTGGGATCACAACAGAGATTTGATCTATCAAAGAGCAACCACCACTTTAAGCGATCCTGAAACTTCAAAATATGCCCACGGAATCGGGTATCATTGGTATGAAACCTGGAACAATAAAACCCAGCTTTTTGATAATCTTGCCGAAACCCAAAGAGCTTTTCCAGATAAATTTCTTGCTTTTACAGAAGGCTGCAAAGAACAGTTCAAGATGTCTGGAATTTACGATGTCAGCTTAGGAGAATTGTATGGGAAAAATATGATTAATGATTTCAATAAAGGAACGGCTTTATGGACCGACTGGAATATTTTGCTTGATGAAACGGGAGGTCCGAACCATGTCGGAAATTTCTGTTTTGCGCCAATCATTGCAGATACAAAAACAGGAGACGTTCATTATACTTATGAATATTATTACGTAGGCCACGTATCAAAATATATTAAGCCAAATGCCCAGAGGATCGGAAGTTCTTCCAACAGAGCAGCGCTTACCTCAACAACTTTTATGAATGAAAACGGCCAATTGGTCACCGTTATTATGAATGATTCTGAAAATGATATTGACACCAACCTTTGGATTGAAGGGATGGCTGCAAAATTATCTGCTCCGGCACATTCTATACAAACTGTTATTTTATAA
- a CDS encoding enoyl-ACP reductase, whose translation MSYGLLKGKKGIIFGALNEQSIAWKVAERCHEEGAEFILSNAPIALRMGELNGLAEKTGSEVIGADATSIEDLEKLFDAATAKFGKIDFILHSIGMSVNVRKGKHYTEMNYDWLEKGWDISAVSFHKVMRVAWEKDCMNEWGSILALTYIAAQRTFPDYNDMADNKAYLESITRSFGNYWGARKVRVNTISQSPTPTTAGSGVKGFGGFLGYADDMSPLGNATALDCANYCVSMFSDLTKKVTMQNLFHDGGFSNTGVSQKVVDKYDAESKK comes from the coding sequence ATGTCATACGGTTTACTTAAAGGCAAAAAGGGAATTATTTTTGGAGCCCTTAATGAACAATCTATCGCATGGAAAGTTGCTGAAAGATGTCATGAAGAAGGTGCTGAATTTATCTTATCCAATGCTCCTATTGCTTTGAGAATGGGAGAACTTAATGGTTTAGCCGAAAAAACGGGTTCTGAAGTAATAGGTGCAGATGCAACTTCTATTGAAGATCTGGAAAAACTTTTTGATGCTGCAACAGCAAAATTTGGAAAAATAGATTTTATTCTTCACTCTATAGGCATGTCCGTCAATGTAAGAAAAGGAAAACATTATACTGAAATGAATTACGACTGGTTGGAAAAAGGATGGGATATTTCCGCTGTTTCTTTCCACAAAGTAATGCGTGTGGCTTGGGAAAAAGACTGTATGAATGAGTGGGGAAGTATTTTGGCCCTTACTTATATCGCAGCTCAGAGAACCTTCCCGGATTATAATGATATGGCTGACAATAAAGCATATCTTGAAAGCATCACAAGATCTTTCGGAAATTACTGGGGAGCAAGAAAGGTACGTGTAAACACCATTTCTCAATCTCCTACTCCTACTACAGCAGGAAGCGGTGTGAAAGGTTTTGGAGGTTTCTTAGGCTATGCTGATGATATGTCTCCTCTAGGAAACGCTACTGCTCTGGACTGTGCTAACTACTGTGTAAGTATGTTCTCTGATCTTACTAAGAAAGTAACGATGCAGAACTTATTTCATGACGGCGGTTTCAGCAATACCGGGGTTTCTCAGAAAGTTGTTGACAAATATGACGCTGAAAGTAAAAAGTAA
- a CDS encoding DNA-3-methyladenine glycosylase I, with translation METIRCGWCEKDDLYRKYHDEEWGRPVYDDKTIFEFLILESFQAGLSWYTILSKRDHFRKAFDDFNYKKIAEYDDEKIEELMNNSGIVRNRLKILASVTNAQRFQEVQREFGSFSNYIWGFVGGKPINNHPKTLSDVPAVTDISDSLSKDLKKRGFKFMGSTVVYAHMQATGMVNDHVESCFIKQ, from the coding sequence ATGGAAACAATACGCTGCGGCTGGTGTGAGAAAGACGACCTGTACCGGAAATATCATGATGAAGAATGGGGAAGACCTGTCTATGATGATAAAACCATCTTTGAATTCCTGATTCTTGAAAGTTTCCAGGCTGGATTGAGCTGGTATACCATTCTTTCTAAAAGAGATCATTTCAGAAAAGCTTTTGATGACTTTAATTATAAGAAAATTGCGGAGTATGATGATGAAAAAATTGAAGAACTTATGAATAATTCAGGAATCGTCAGAAACCGCCTTAAAATTCTGGCATCGGTAACCAATGCTCAAAGGTTTCAGGAAGTGCAACGGGAGTTCGGAAGTTTTTCAAATTATATTTGGGGTTTTGTAGGAGGAAAGCCCATTAATAATCATCCCAAAACATTAAGTGATGTTCCTGCAGTAACAGATATTTCTGATTCTTTATCTAAAGATCTTAAAAAAAGAGGTTTCAAATTTATGGGATCCACGGTAGTTTATGCTCATATGCAGGCGACCGGAATGGTAAATGATCATGTAGAAAGCTGTTTCATTAAACAGTGA
- a CDS encoding PAAR-like protein, with protein MAKKYVPEGAFLACDKGTSPSTLRVSNNKNTTIYSVPMASELDFIPFFNIKPMGFCTNPLKWATGASCLPTIITGWQQPKDGVKINGSRMLLEDSYCNCIFGGKINIFFDRAAAVAFGVGEGKMPSDYIKEGFDWVAEQNKKSREARDQILPDWMKPVTGVSDWFNDLGTGLVEGAVNGVVGLGETLYQVGQDPVGTAEALGGMVSDGWNAATEGVGNAWDWASKGDNWSNAAEGAWNWASDGQNWADAGSAAWQGTKDAAGWVAENPRKIGTTVGEFIPDAAAAVYSGGTSLAATAGKTVLKEGAEAVVEKTAKEIAAETVEQGVKKGGDDVLEAGAKKGIAETMEQLAKKEGGDIAKVITKEADELAAEAAKEAAEKAAKEAAERWAKLGYDDLGTTAPCFLAGTFVHTMDGLVPIENIQIGDTVFCYDNINKRTIKNKVTNVYKNWTDRFIKITTDKEIINTTFKHLFWIEDERKWITAKELKTDMILKSLSLSNILIKEIDYQNNVAISTFNIEVENSHNYFVGNQGILVHNDNKPSKFESTVKKPTKIYEVYDPKTGKTVYVGQTDKPNVADRFKEHVAEGKKKSNHKKDWGKKYKIREVASGNWDPYEASVWEQHYIDKNGGKASLQNGRNEITKPKFDKYKNLHNPC; from the coding sequence ATGGCAAAAAAATATGTACCCGAAGGTGCCTTTTTAGCTTGCGACAAAGGAACAAGCCCCTCTACCCTCCGGGTGAGCAATAATAAGAATACTACGATATACAGTGTTCCCATGGCATCGGAATTGGATTTCATTCCTTTCTTTAATATTAAACCCATGGGATTTTGTACCAATCCACTTAAATGGGCAACAGGTGCCTCATGCCTTCCCACAATCATCACAGGATGGCAGCAGCCTAAAGACGGTGTCAAAATAAACGGCAGCAGAATGCTTTTGGAAGATTCTTATTGTAATTGTATATTTGGAGGGAAGATCAATATCTTCTTTGACAGGGCAGCAGCCGTAGCATTTGGTGTGGGAGAAGGAAAAATGCCTTCCGATTATATCAAAGAAGGTTTCGACTGGGTTGCCGAGCAGAACAAAAAATCCCGTGAGGCGCGAGATCAGATCCTACCAGATTGGATGAAGCCCGTAACTGGTGTAAGCGACTGGTTCAATGATCTGGGGACCGGTTTGGTGGAAGGCGCTGTAAATGGTGTAGTTGGCTTAGGAGAAACACTTTATCAGGTCGGCCAGGATCCGGTAGGTACTGCTGAAGCACTCGGTGGAATGGTAAGCGACGGATGGAATGCTGCTACTGAAGGCGTTGGAAATGCCTGGGACTGGGCCAGCAAAGGAGACAATTGGAGCAATGCAGCAGAAGGAGCCTGGAACTGGGCCAGTGACGGTCAAAACTGGGCTGATGCAGGAAGTGCAGCCTGGCAGGGAACCAAAGATGCCGCAGGCTGGGTAGCTGAAAATCCGAGAAAAATAGGAACAACAGTAGGAGAATTTATTCCGGATGCTGCAGCTGCAGTCTACTCTGGAGGAACATCTCTGGCAGCTACTGCCGGAAAAACAGTTTTAAAAGAAGGCGCTGAAGCAGTTGTAGAAAAAACGGCCAAAGAGATCGCCGCAGAAACCGTAGAGCAAGGAGTAAAAAAAGGTGGCGATGATGTACTGGAGGCCGGAGCAAAAAAGGGAATTGCGGAAACCATGGAACAGCTCGCCAAAAAAGAAGGTGGAGATATTGCAAAGGTTATCACAAAAGAAGCAGATGAATTAGCTGCTGAAGCTGCAAAAGAAGCCGCTGAAAAAGCTGCAAAAGAGGCCGCTGAACGATGGGCGAAATTAGGATATGATGATTTGGGCACTACTGCCCCTTGTTTCCTGGCAGGAACTTTTGTTCACACAATGGATGGTTTGGTTCCTATTGAAAATATTCAAATTGGTGATACTGTATTTTGCTATGACAATATTAATAAAAGAACAATCAAGAATAAGGTAACTAATGTTTATAAAAATTGGACTGATCGTTTTATTAAAATTACTACTGATAAAGAAATAATTAATACCACATTCAAACATCTTTTCTGGATTGAAGATGAAAGGAAATGGATAACAGCTAAAGAATTAAAAACGGATATGATTTTAAAGTCATTATCCTTAAGCAATATTTTAATTAAAGAAATTGATTATCAAAACAATGTGGCAATATCAACTTTTAATATTGAAGTTGAAAATAGTCACAATTATTTTGTTGGTAATCAGGGAATCCTGGTGCACAATGATAACAAACCTTCTAAATTTGAAAGTACGGTTAAAAAACCTACTAAAATATATGAAGTTTATGATCCCAAAACAGGGAAAACTGTATACGTAGGGCAAACAGATAAACCGAATGTGGCAGACCGTTTTAAAGAACACGTAGCAGAAGGTAAAAAGAAAAGTAACCATAAGAAAGACTGGGGTAAAAAATATAAAATAAGAGAAGTCGCCAGTGGAAATTGGGATCCTTACGAGGCATCTGTTTGGGAACAGCACTATATTGATAAAAACGGTGGAAAGGCCAGCCTTCAAAATGGAAGAAATGAAATTACCAAACCAAAATTTGATAAATATAAAAATTTACATAATCCTTGTTAA
- a CDS encoding type VI secretion system Vgr family protein, with the protein MFQDSKSQKNQISKSKKDLKSIDPADLNAAKEVVKKTDKIKKSVQTAGQALSYTGSFMNKVSLPNTPLISENKIWTEQPTSKIHNAGSIPKSELLGINRVVKLEIIIEGKIVKHFKHFKLTQSAVKHHQFDLTLAHDTLGEAENHNLEQAQNFLGKRITVVFKYKDVEESPERNFVGVITEVGFSQDKGSLGNIVLTGCSPTVLLDAAPHIQSFGGAQEISLNSIADWVIKEGLGSNKFDFRVDSQHGNVSYSSQYEETHFNYLSRIAEAYGEQFYYDGEVLHFGKLPPQEKPVQLVYGSSVHDIKIKMRAQHVNPTFYGYNSSKNEKLTTGTSKINHQSDIAKRAYEISQKTFTTPSLRVAPIKASTFMDIDASQKGTAGSKAVDVFVTSGTTSVPFLYPGCTADVEMRKSETNQTAYFTKLMITEVSHEVDARGYYTGNFEAIAADTGFIPRPEFEMPKADPQFAKVISNTDPLNQGRVRVQFDWQNGQDTSEFIRVMTPDAGNSDKVSKNRGFMAIPEVGDQVIVNFVHQHPDRPFVMGGMFHGGVGGGGGTGNNIKSLSSRSGNKLELNDGEGSVFLTDQGGANMKFDGAGNATTNANNNKTVTVGNNNTVNVGSVSAINVGGKEGGGANSMLKMDNAGSITLECDTNITIKTGSSSITMTTGGDITIEGLNVKVIGKTTTELGKASANPGIKIDADINSNAAKINMSSSGPTNIKGADVEINKG; encoded by the coding sequence ATGTTTCAGGACAGTAAATCTCAAAAAAATCAGATCTCAAAATCTAAAAAAGATCTGAAAAGCATAGATCCGGCAGATTTGAATGCTGCTAAAGAAGTTGTAAAGAAAACTGACAAAATAAAAAAATCAGTACAGACAGCCGGACAGGCACTCTCCTATACCGGCAGTTTCATGAACAAAGTTTCCCTGCCCAATACTCCTCTGATCTCTGAAAATAAAATCTGGACAGAGCAGCCCACTTCCAAAATTCACAATGCCGGCTCCATTCCCAAAAGTGAACTTCTGGGGATCAACCGTGTCGTGAAACTCGAAATCATTATTGAAGGGAAAATTGTAAAACATTTCAAGCATTTTAAACTCACTCAGAGTGCCGTTAAGCATCATCAATTTGACCTCACACTTGCTCATGATACTTTGGGAGAAGCTGAAAACCACAATCTGGAACAGGCACAAAATTTCCTGGGGAAAAGAATCACAGTAGTATTTAAGTATAAAGATGTAGAAGAAAGTCCCGAACGTAACTTTGTAGGCGTCATTACCGAAGTAGGTTTCAGCCAGGATAAAGGCAGTCTTGGGAATATTGTCCTTACCGGATGCAGTCCTACCGTTCTTTTGGATGCGGCACCACATATTCAGAGTTTTGGCGGTGCCCAGGAAATCAGCCTGAACAGTATTGCAGATTGGGTGATCAAGGAAGGTTTGGGTTCCAATAAATTTGATTTCAGAGTAGATTCCCAGCATGGAAATGTTTCTTACAGCTCTCAATATGAGGAAACCCATTTCAACTATCTTTCAAGGATAGCAGAAGCTTACGGGGAGCAGTTTTATTATGATGGCGAAGTTCTTCATTTCGGAAAGCTGCCACCACAGGAAAAGCCCGTGCAGCTCGTCTATGGCAGCAGTGTACATGATATTAAGATCAAAATGAGAGCCCAGCACGTGAATCCAACTTTTTATGGCTACAACAGCAGCAAGAATGAAAAGCTTACCACGGGGACTTCAAAAATAAACCACCAGTCAGATATTGCCAAAAGGGCGTACGAAATATCCCAAAAAACTTTCACCACACCTTCCTTGAGAGTTGCTCCGATCAAAGCATCTACATTTATGGATATTGATGCTTCACAGAAAGGTACGGCAGGAAGCAAAGCAGTAGATGTTTTTGTTACTTCAGGAACCACAAGCGTCCCCTTCCTATATCCAGGATGTACTGCAGATGTAGAAATGCGAAAATCTGAAACCAATCAGACTGCTTATTTTACCAAACTGATGATCACTGAGGTCAGTCACGAAGTAGATGCAAGAGGTTACTACACCGGAAACTTCGAGGCTATCGCAGCAGATACCGGATTTATTCCCCGGCCGGAATTTGAAATGCCAAAAGCTGATCCCCAGTTCGCCAAAGTAATTTCAAATACAGATCCGTTGAACCAAGGTCGTGTTCGGGTCCAGTTTGACTGGCAAAACGGACAGGATACTTCAGAATTTATCCGCGTGATGACACCGGATGCCGGAAACAGTGATAAAGTCAGTAAAAACCGTGGATTCATGGCAATTCCAGAAGTTGGAGATCAGGTGATCGTTAATTTCGTTCACCAACATCCCGATCGTCCTTTTGTCATGGGAGGTATGTTCCATGGAGGAGTTGGCGGCGGTGGCGGAACCGGAAATAACATCAAAAGCCTGAGCAGCAGAAGCGGCAATAAACTGGAACTCAACGATGGCGAAGGCTCTGTTTTCTTAACCGATCAGGGAGGAGCCAATATGAAATTTGACGGTGCAGGAAATGCAACAACCAATGCAAATAATAACAAAACAGTCACCGTAGGAAATAATAATACCGTCAATGTAGGAAGTGTCAGTGCTATCAATGTTGGAGGTAAAGAAGGCGGAGGAGCCAATTCTATGCTTAAAATGGATAATGCAGGAAGTATAACATTGGAATGCGATACCAATATCACCATTAAAACAGGAAGCAGTTCCATTACCATGACCACAGGCGGAGACATTACCATAGAAGGACTCAATGTAAAAGTAATAGGAAAAACGACAACAGAGCTTGGAAAAGCCTCTGCAAATCCCGGAATTAAAATTGACGCTGATATCAATTCCAATGCAGCAAAAATTAATATGTCATCCTCAGGACCTACCAATATCAAAGGGGCTGATGTGGAAATCAATAAAGGATAA
- a CDS encoding nucleoside phosphorylase, whose amino-acid sequence MLNKLAASELVLNDDGSVYHLNLLPEDIADKIILVGDPDRVAKVSKYFDKVEIKKNKREFYTHTGTLRGERITVMSTGIGTENIDIVMNELDALVNIDLQNKEFKTEHKALELFRMGTCGSVNPDVQVDNMLVTQNVVGLDGLMHFYQDYSFENEFSKNFMEKFPYEKIKPMLYFSDWAEEMGDYYKDAKYHGNTATFPGFYAPQGRQLRLKVIDDQFLETLNDLGVTNFEMETSAIYALSKLLGHKAITVNNVIANRRRGEFSADHYASEKNLIDWVLDRIIK is encoded by the coding sequence ATGCTAAATAAACTTGCTGCCTCAGAGCTGGTGCTGAATGATGACGGAAGTGTATACCACTTAAATCTTCTGCCTGAAGATATTGCTGATAAGATTATCCTTGTGGGAGATCCGGACAGAGTGGCAAAAGTTTCAAAATATTTTGACAAAGTAGAGATCAAAAAAAATAAGAGAGAGTTCTACACCCACACCGGAACTTTACGTGGAGAAAGAATTACCGTAATGTCTACAGGTATTGGTACAGAGAACATCGATATCGTGATGAATGAGCTTGATGCTTTGGTAAATATTGATCTTCAAAACAAGGAATTTAAAACGGAACACAAAGCCCTTGAACTTTTCCGTATGGGAACCTGCGGAAGTGTAAACCCTGATGTACAGGTAGATAACATGCTGGTAACCCAGAATGTTGTAGGTCTGGACGGATTGATGCATTTCTATCAGGATTACAGCTTTGAAAACGAATTTTCTAAAAACTTCATGGAGAAATTCCCTTATGAAAAGATCAAACCAATGTTATATTTTTCAGACTGGGCAGAAGAAATGGGAGATTATTATAAAGATGCCAAATACCACGGAAATACAGCCACATTCCCGGGGTTCTATGCTCCACAAGGAAGACAGCTGCGTTTGAAAGTAATTGACGATCAATTCCTGGAGACATTGAATGATCTTGGAGTAACAAACTTTGAAATGGAAACCTCAGCGATTTACGCCCTTTCAAAATTATTAGGCCACAAAGCCATCACTGTAAATAACGTTATTGCGAACAGAAGACGTGGAGAATTCTCTGCAGACCATTATGCTTCCGAGAAAAACCTTATCGATTGGGTACTGGACAGAATTATTAAATAA